A DNA window from Hippea jasoniae contains the following coding sequences:
- a CDS encoding FKBP-type peptidyl-prolyl cis-trans isomerase, with product MKVSKDKTVQMHYVGRLDDGTVFDSSEGKEPLEFVFGEGSIIPALEQELEGMEEGEKKRVVVKAADAYGERNPEAVQRVERNQLPADIEPEVGMQLLAQTQTASLPVTIIEVDEEFVTIDFNHPLAGKDLIFDVEIVSVK from the coding sequence ATGAAGGTTTCCAAGGATAAGACAGTGCAGATGCACTATGTCGGAAGGCTCGATGATGGAACGGTGTTTGATTCAAGCGAAGGAAAGGAGCCACTTGAGTTTGTTTTTGGCGAGGGAAGTATTATTCCTGCATTGGAGCAAGAACTTGAGGGTATGGAAGAAGGTGAAAAAAAGAGGGTTGTTGTAAAGGCAGCTGATGCCTACGGTGAAAGGAATCCCGAGGCTGTGCAAAGGGTAGAAAGAAATCAACTACCTGCAGATATTGAGCCAGAGGTTGGCATGCAGCTACTTGCCCAGACCCAGACAGCAAGCCTGCCTGTTACAATCATAGAGGTTGATGAGGAGTTTGTAACAATAGATTTTAACCATCCTCTTGCAGGCAAAGACCTTATCTTTGATGTGGAGATCGTAAGCGTAAAATAG
- the lgt gene encoding prolipoprotein diacylglyceryl transferase, translating to MIKYPDINPNIFSYKGIHIRWYGVAYATGFIVGYLYLLKRFSAFKLKGFVDDALLYGVLGVILGGRIGYVLIYNLPYYIHHPIEAFEIWKGGMSFHGGLIGTIIAGILLAKKYNISFYKIADEVVVIVPIGLFFGRIANFINDELWGRPTNLPWAVAFPNGGYIPRHPSQIYEAIFEGLVLFFILYFNRDKLIKKEGVLFWLFVFLYGFFRFFIEFTRQPDPQIGFIYGLTMGQWLCLIMIITGSIELFIRWKNGNRTKENLG from the coding sequence ATGATAAAGTACCCTGATATAAACCCGAATATCTTTAGCTACAAAGGAATACATATACGTTGGTATGGTGTTGCATACGCAACAGGTTTTATTGTCGGTTATCTGTATTTATTGAAGCGATTTAGTGCGTTTAAACTCAAAGGTTTTGTAGATGATGCACTGCTTTATGGCGTATTGGGCGTTATATTAGGCGGAAGAATAGGCTATGTATTAATTTACAATCTTCCTTATTACATACACCATCCCATAGAGGCTTTTGAGATATGGAAAGGAGGCATGAGTTTTCACGGAGGCTTAATCGGCACAATTATTGCAGGTATTCTACTTGCAAAAAAATACAACATAAGTTTTTATAAAATTGCCGATGAAGTGGTTGTAATAGTACCCATAGGTCTTTTCTTTGGAAGAATTGCAAATTTTATAAACGATGAACTGTGGGGTAGACCAACAAATCTGCCGTGGGCTGTTGCATTTCCCAACGGAGGCTACATACCCCGCCATCCCTCCCAAATCTACGAGGCTATCTTTGAGGGTCTTGTATTATTTTTCATCCTTTATTTTAACAGGGACAAACTCATAAAAAAAGAAGGTGTTTTATTCTGGCTATTTGTATTTCTCTACGGTTTTTTCAGATTTTTTATTGAATTTACCAGACAACCTGACCCCCAAATAGGTTTTATATACGGCCTAACCATGGGACAATGGCTGTGCTTAATTATGATAATAACAGGATCAATAGAACTATTTATAAGGTGGAAAAATGGAAATAGAACAAAAGAAAATTTGGGTTAG
- a CDS encoding 4Fe-4S binding protein codes for MDFVLSSKIDVNKSRCIRHNFSKTHCRYCEDICPVDAVRFGFPNRIEIAHDICIKCGLCYAACPFGSIDISKDDEFILSNIEQAEKIEVGCIFSFAKNRVACLSRLTDDLLFALLKDKSVVIKRGICKNCKFKSTLPYFYKNLKNTVSLLLSFGVEFRLTIKTYPDKSTFIPKESMDRRSLFNISRKFKHKKTKRELLLEKIKHEDIKHDRKFNDIAKLEISNECNLCGICEHICPMDAILVEKNDLKGLIKFNPALCVGCRECEHACLPQAIKIYKGSASLFKTKPYVAFEAAKVVCESCGKTFYTTSNEKICNICRHREDEKNRLINFLKNI; via the coding sequence ATGGATTTTGTGCTCTCCTCTAAAATTGATGTAAATAAATCAAGATGCATAAGGCATAATTTTTCAAAAACTCACTGCCGCTATTGTGAGGATATCTGTCCTGTTGATGCTGTAAGATTTGGATTCCCAAACAGAATAGAAATTGCTCATGATATTTGCATTAAATGCGGCTTATGCTATGCTGCATGTCCTTTTGGGAGTATTGATATCTCAAAGGATGATGAATTTATATTGTCAAATATAGAACAGGCTGAGAAGATTGAGGTTGGTTGTATATTTTCTTTTGCTAAAAACAGGGTAGCTTGTTTAAGCAGACTAACAGATGACCTATTGTTTGCTTTATTGAAAGATAAGTCAGTTGTTATAAAAAGGGGTATTTGCAAAAATTGTAAATTTAAATCCACCCTGCCCTATTTTTATAAAAACCTAAAAAATACTGTTTCCCTTTTACTTTCGTTTGGGGTTGAATTTAGATTAACTATTAAAACATATCCTGATAAAAGCACTTTTATACCCAAGGAAAGTATGGATAGACGCAGTCTTTTTAATATTTCAAGGAAATTTAAACATAAAAAAACAAAAAGAGAGTTGCTACTTGAGAAGATTAAACATGAAGATATTAAACATGATAGGAAATTTAATGATATAGCTAAACTTGAGATTTCAAATGAATGCAATTTGTGTGGGATCTGTGAGCATATCTGTCCAATGGATGCAATATTAGTAGAAAAGAATGATTTAAAAGGCTTAATAAAGTTCAATCCTGCCCTGTGTGTGGGTTGTAGGGAGTGTGAGCACGCATGCCTGCCTCAGGCAATCAAAATATATAAGGGCAGTGCGTCACTATTTAAAACAAAACCGTATGTTGCTTTTGAGGCAGCAAAAGTTGTTTGTGAATCCTGTGGTAAGACCTTTTATACGACATCCAATGAAAAAATTTGCAATATATGTCGCCACAGAGAGGATGAAAAGAACCGCCTGATAAATTTCCTGAAAAATATCTAA
- the tatA gene encoding twin-arginine translocase TatA/TatE family subunit, protein MLPSMQELAPILILLLVIFGARKLPEIGAGLGKGIKEFKKSMKDIEEDEQKEEKKPLNAEIENEKTKDGEAN, encoded by the coding sequence ATGCTGCCAAGCATGCAGGAGTTAGCTCCTATATTAATATTGCTTTTAGTTATTTTTGGTGCAAGAAAATTGCCAGAAATCGGTGCTGGATTAGGCAAGGGCATTAAGGAATTTAAAAAATCGATGAAAGATATTGAGGAGGATGAGCAAAAAGAGGAGAAAAAACCACTAAATGCCGAAATAGAGAATGAAAAAACAAAAGACGGTGAGGCTAATTAA
- the murB gene encoding UDP-N-acetylmuramate dehydrogenase produces MRKTTEAKRNLTTIHQDGIVDVVYIEKEDELNFIDAPVIGGGSNILIIKNNKVFKLADQFNYIKQNKEELVVGAVTPLKSLILYCIKHSLGGLEFLSGVPATVGGIIKSNAGAFEKEISDILRYVKIFDSSDKSIKILDKSEIEFSYRKSSIDGVIIEAAFNLKNSNSVKDKVIEILKKRLTKAHLSFTFGSVFKNPTDGYAGWYIEQVGLKGFRKNTAAISHKHANFIIGSQITNTYDILYLVELAKERVFKTFSIELTEEVVFI; encoded by the coding sequence ATGAGAAAAACAACTGAAGCAAAAAGAAATTTAACAACCATACATCAGGATGGGATAGTTGATGTTGTTTATATAGAAAAGGAAGATGAGTTAAATTTTATAGACGCCCCTGTTATAGGCGGAGGAAGCAATATATTGATAATCAAAAACAATAAAGTATTTAAACTTGCTGATCAATTCAACTATATCAAACAAAACAAAGAAGAGCTTGTTGTTGGTGCTGTAACACCGCTTAAAAGTCTTATCCTTTATTGTATAAAACACTCATTAGGAGGGCTTGAGTTTTTATCAGGAGTTCCAGCAACAGTAGGCGGAATAATAAAATCAAATGCAGGTGCATTTGAAAAAGAGATCTCCGATATACTAAGATATGTCAAAATATTTGATAGTAGTGATAAATCGATAAAGATTTTAGACAAAAGCGAAATAGAGTTTTCATACAGAAAAAGCTCAATAGACGGTGTAATTATAGAAGCTGCATTTAACTTAAAAAACTCAAATAGCGTAAAAGATAAAGTAATTGAAATACTAAAAAAAAGACTAACAAAAGCGCATCTGTCATTTACATTTGGCAGTGTATTCAAAAATCCAACAGATGGTTATGCTGGCTGGTATATAGAGCAGGTGGGCTTGAAAGGCTTTAGAAAAAATACAGCGGCTATTTCCCATAAACATGCAAATTTTATAATCGGTAGTCAGATCACAAACACCTACGATATACTGTATCTTGTTGAGCTTGCAAAAGAGAGGGTATTTAAAACATTTTCGATTGAACTAACAGAAGAGGTGGTGTTTATATGA
- a CDS encoding sigma-54-dependent transcriptional regulator, whose protein sequence is MYRVLVVDDDDQMRMALNATLKHLNHSPVVAKNAKEALKLIKKEDFDVIISDLKMPKMDGIEFLSEVKKIKKDIPFIMITAFGDVKTAVEAMKLGAFDFILKPFSQEALQKVLHLAVSHKTIKKSTTQKNDTPFAFIYKSKQMEKIVNLASKVAKTDATVLLIGESGTGKEVLAKYIHSQSPRCNSKFVAVNCAAIPSNLLESEMFGYEKGSFSGATKTHKGKFEQANKGTLLLDEITEMPLELQAKLLRVIQEKVIDRIGGVEPIKVDVRIICTTNRNIEDYVKEGKFREDLYYRISVFPITIPPLRERKEDIPLLAEHFLKQFSSSFGKNIEKIDDSAMEILINYPWPGNIRELQNVIERAVVLCDKDKLTKEDIYLHNMG, encoded by the coding sequence ATGTATAGGGTTTTAGTAGTAGATGATGACGATCAGATGAGAATGGCCCTAAATGCCACACTAAAGCACCTAAACCACTCGCCTGTCGTTGCAAAAAATGCAAAAGAGGCTTTAAAGCTCATAAAGAAAGAGGATTTTGATGTTATAATTAGCGACCTTAAAATGCCCAAAATGGACGGCATAGAGTTTTTGAGTGAGGTAAAAAAGATAAAAAAAGATATACCGTTTATTATGATTACGGCTTTCGGTGATGTAAAAACAGCCGTTGAGGCTATGAAGTTGGGTGCTTTTGATTTTATACTTAAGCCATTCTCTCAGGAAGCACTACAAAAGGTGCTACATCTTGCTGTATCGCATAAAACAATAAAAAAATCAACAACGCAGAAGAATGATACTCCCTTTGCATTTATTTACAAAAGCAAACAGATGGAAAAAATTGTTAACCTTGCAAGCAAAGTTGCAAAAACCGATGCAACGGTTTTATTAATCGGTGAAAGCGGCACAGGAAAGGAGGTGTTGGCAAAATATATCCATTCACAAAGCCCCCGCTGTAATTCTAAATTTGTTGCTGTAAACTGTGCAGCTATTCCATCAAATCTATTGGAAAGCGAAATGTTTGGATACGAGAAAGGCTCATTCAGCGGTGCCACAAAAACCCATAAGGGCAAATTTGAACAGGCCAATAAAGGCACACTGCTTTTGGATGAGATTACAGAGATGCCACTTGAGCTACAGGCAAAGCTGTTAAGGGTAATTCAGGAAAAGGTCATAGACAGAATTGGGGGCGTTGAACCGATAAAAGTGGATGTTAGAATTATCTGCACAACCAACAGAAATATAGAGGATTATGTAAAAGAGGGAAAATTCAGGGAGGATCTATATTACAGAATAAGTGTTTTTCCAATAACCATTCCGCCTTTAAGAGAAAGAAAAGAAGATATACCATTACTTGCAGAGCATTTCTTGAAGCAGTTTTCAAGCTCATTTGGCAAAAATATTGAAAAAATAGACGATTCGGCCATGGAGATACTGATAAATTATCCGTGGCCTGGAAACATAAGGGAACTTCAGAATGTTATTGAGCGAGCAGTCGTTTTATGCGACAAGGATAAACTAACCAAAGAGGATATCTATCTGCACAACATGGGCTGA
- the murC gene encoding UDP-N-acetylmuramate--L-alanine ligase, translating to MLSEFIKKARKIHFVGIGGVGMSSLAQYFLSKGYTITGSDLEKNSYVENLIRQGVKVYFGHSLQNIENDVDLVVVSSAIKNNNIEVIQAERNSILVIKRYQLLAFLVNQSKSIAVAGSHGKTTTTSLCASLLNNAGINPTAIIGGKLRNINNNVIIGSSDYLIVEADESDGGFLLLMPYIGIVTNIDNDHLSFYGNFENEKLAFFDFISNSKYCVVNIDDPIIKTYKNRNNSDNQLITYSTKTKKADIYAYDIKLNKNNSIFSVKTPTKNIENISLGIIGYHNISNALAVIGVAELLNIKEEIIKQTFEEFKGVDRRFTYIGKYNNLEVYDDYAHHPTEIKTTLKAAKLLNKNVYAIFQPHRFSRTAYLMDDFAKSFKEAKRVFVLDIYPASEQPIEGISSSILTEKINRVSSNAVYINNIDLLKRHLEQIDEAGVAIALGAGSVSSIIRQLVNEKNN from the coding sequence ATGCTAAGTGAATTTATAAAAAAGGCAAGAAAAATCCATTTTGTGGGTATCGGCGGAGTGGGTATGAGCTCACTGGCTCAATACTTTCTATCAAAAGGCTATACAATCACAGGCTCTGACCTTGAAAAAAACTCCTATGTGGAGAATCTTATCAGGCAGGGCGTAAAGGTTTATTTTGGTCATTCACTGCAAAACATCGAAAATGATGTTGACCTTGTTGTCGTCTCAAGCGCTATCAAAAACAACAATATAGAGGTAATTCAGGCAGAGAGAAACAGTATTTTAGTCATTAAACGCTATCAACTTTTAGCTTTTTTGGTAAATCAATCAAAATCGATTGCAGTGGCAGGCTCACACGGTAAAACGACCACAACCTCACTGTGCGCTTCACTTCTAAACAACGCAGGTATAAACCCCACAGCAATTATAGGTGGCAAACTAAGAAACATTAATAACAATGTGATTATAGGCTCAAGTGATTATTTAATCGTTGAGGCAGACGAAAGCGATGGTGGATTTTTGCTTTTGATGCCGTATATTGGAATAGTCACAAATATAGATAACGACCATTTAAGCTTTTATGGTAATTTTGAAAACGAAAAATTGGCATTTTTTGATTTTATCAGTAACTCTAAATATTGCGTGGTAAATATAGATGACCCGATAATCAAAACATACAAAAATCGCAATAACTCAGATAATCAGCTGATTACATACAGCACAAAAACAAAAAAGGCCGATATTTACGCCTATGATATAAAACTCAACAAAAACAACTCAATATTCAGTGTTAAAACGCCCACAAAAAACATAGAAAACATCTCACTTGGCATTATAGGCTATCACAACATATCAAATGCGCTTGCCGTGATAGGTGTAGCTGAACTATTAAACATAAAGGAAGAGATAATCAAGCAAACTTTTGAGGAGTTTAAAGGCGTTGATAGACGCTTTACCTACATCGGCAAATACAACAACCTTGAAGTCTACGATGACTACGCACATCACCCAACAGAAATAAAAACAACGCTTAAAGCAGCCAAGCTGTTGAACAAAAATGTTTATGCCATTTTTCAACCGCATCGTTTCTCACGCACAGCTTATCTTATGGATGATTTTGCTAAAAGTTTTAAAGAGGCAAAAAGGGTTTTTGTTTTGGATATTTATCCTGCAAGTGAACAGCCAATCGAAGGTATAAGTTCATCTATTTTAACTGAAAAAATAAACCGTGTATCATCAAATGCAGTATATATAAACAACATAGATTTACTCAAAAGACATCTTGAACAGATCGACGAGGCAGGTGTAGCTATAGCACTGGGTGCAGGCAGTGTAAGCAGTATTATCAGGCAGCTTGTTAATGAGAAAAACAACTGA
- a CDS encoding SPOR domain-containing protein: MADPENKDKIKEILEGHSKKFSTAEIIVGIVVVLIIGVGAGYAIFKLILPPPTPIEYQTQPINEQQNIQLAQTPKQAPLPQPEINNKENQPNQNQTTPPQQEQQAVVGNNTETQQAQITTQTQKQTQGPEIINPYKKTTQKPKLQTKPASTHKPKLTTKKTSHAKHYIATRHSKVKKHKTTTRKYILQVSSNSNRKFAIATVLKLRKCGHKAYTKEIEIKGKKYTRVYVGPIKGYEAAKDEAENIKRQLHLGYLPIIKRYDKVP, translated from the coding sequence ATGGCTGATCCTGAGAACAAAGACAAAATAAAGGAGATACTGGAAGGACATAGCAAAAAGTTTTCAACAGCTGAGATAATTGTTGGTATTGTGGTGGTACTCATAATTGGTGTTGGAGCAGGATATGCGATATTTAAATTAATCTTGCCGCCACCAACACCTATAGAATATCAAACCCAGCCGATAAATGAACAGCAAAATATTCAGTTAGCTCAAACACCCAAACAGGCTCCTTTACCACAACCAGAAATCAACAACAAAGAAAACCAACCAAATCAAAATCAAACTACACCACCCCAACAAGAGCAGCAAGCTGTGGTTGGCAATAATACAGAAACGCAGCAGGCACAAATTACCACTCAAACACAAAAACAAACGCAGGGTCCTGAAATTATCAATCCTTACAAAAAAACAACTCAAAAACCCAAACTACAGACAAAACCTGCATCTACACACAAACCCAAATTAACAACCAAAAAAACATCTCATGCGAAGCATTATATCGCAACAAGGCATTCAAAGGTTAAAAAGCATAAAACCACAACAAGAAAATACATACTGCAGGTCTCATCCAACTCCAACAGAAAATTTGCCATTGCAACGGTTCTTAAGTTAAGAAAATGCGGCCACAAAGCCTATACAAAAGAGATTGAAATAAAGGGTAAAAAATATACGAGAGTATATGTAGGTCCGATTAAAGGTTACGAAGCAGCAAAAGATGAGGCAGAAAATATCAAAAGACAACTCCATCTTGGATATCTGCCAATAATTAAGCGGTATGATAAAGTACCCTGA
- the argS gene encoding arginine--tRNA ligase, with product MKEKISELIERYLNKIDIKDVYYTIEHPKEEKFGDYSTNIAMVLASKLKKPPRNIAEEFIKTIENNQLFEKIEIAGAGFINFFINPKELLSQLMEINSKKDEYFKPFTDNSKKIQVEFVSANPTGPLHVGHGRGAAIGDSIARILRFAGNNVETEYYINDAGLQMELLGKSVYARYKQLLGYDDELPEDGYKGEYIIDIAKSLVVAYGDRLIDNQDAVEICKNEAAKVILKEIMDDLSHFRVKFDKIFNEKSLYDKGEMDESINFLEQKGVIYNKDGAVWFASSRFGDDKDRVIKRSNGAFTYFASDIAYHRNKFILRGFDEVIDVWGADHHGYVARVKAALKAMDIDPDRLKVVLVQIVNLLRNKEKVSMSTRKGEFIKLKDVMDEVGVDAARFMFVSRSVDSHLDFDLELAKKQSSDNPVYYVQYAHARICSILANIDSIPKCNYPDALEQKEEFDLIKSLIFFKEFIKKATEEIEPYFIVKGLITIAEKFHRFYNKHRIIGSEDNIFASRLILIEAVRVALKLGMDLIGVEAKEKM from the coding sequence ATGAAGGAAAAGATTAGCGAGCTGATCGAAAGATATTTAAATAAAATTGATATTAAAGATGTTTACTATACGATAGAACACCCAAAAGAGGAAAAATTTGGAGATTACTCAACCAACATAGCAATGGTGCTTGCCTCAAAGCTAAAAAAACCGCCCAGGAACATAGCAGAGGAGTTTATAAAAACCATAGAAAATAACCAATTATTTGAAAAAATTGAAATTGCAGGAGCAGGGTTTATCAACTTTTTCATAAATCCAAAAGAGCTTTTATCCCAATTGATGGAGATCAACTCTAAAAAAGACGAGTATTTCAAGCCATTTACCGATAACAGCAAAAAAATACAGGTAGAATTTGTTAGTGCTAATCCAACAGGTCCTTTGCATGTAGGCCATGGGCGTGGTGCAGCCATAGGTGATAGTATAGCCCGCATCTTAAGATTCGCAGGTAATAATGTCGAAACAGAGTATTACATTAACGATGCAGGGCTTCAGATGGAGCTTTTGGGTAAATCGGTATATGCAAGGTATAAACAGCTGTTAGGCTATGATGATGAACTACCTGAGGATGGATACAAAGGTGAATATATTATAGATATAGCAAAAAGCCTCGTTGTTGCATATGGTGATAGGCTGATTGACAATCAAGATGCAGTTGAGATATGCAAAAATGAAGCTGCTAAGGTTATCTTAAAGGAGATAATGGATGACCTTTCTCATTTCAGGGTCAAATTTGACAAAATATTTAACGAAAAAAGCCTATATGATAAAGGTGAAATGGATGAGAGCATTAATTTTTTGGAACAAAAAGGCGTTATCTATAACAAAGATGGTGCAGTATGGTTTGCATCAAGTAGATTCGGCGATGATAAAGATAGGGTTATAAAAAGAAGTAACGGTGCTTTTACCTACTTTGCAAGCGATATAGCTTATCATAGAAATAAATTTATTTTAAGAGGGTTTGATGAGGTTATAGATGTTTGGGGGGCAGACCATCACGGCTATGTGGCAAGAGTAAAGGCAGCACTCAAAGCCATGGATATAGATCCTGATAGACTAAAGGTAGTATTAGTGCAAATAGTTAACCTTTTAAGAAACAAAGAAAAGGTATCGATGTCCACAAGAAAGGGTGAGTTTATAAAACTTAAGGATGTTATGGATGAGGTGGGTGTCGATGCTGCAAGGTTCATGTTTGTTTCACGCAGCGTTGACTCACATCTGGATTTCGATTTAGAGCTTGCAAAAAAGCAAAGCAGCGACAATCCTGTATATTATGTACAATACGCCCATGCAAGGATTTGCAGCATTCTTGCAAACATAGACAGCATACCAAAATGCAATTACCCAGATGCTTTAGAACAAAAAGAGGAATTTGATCTGATAAAAAGCCTGATTTTCTTTAAGGAGTTTATAAAAAAAGCAACAGAAGAGATAGAGCCTTATTTTATCGTAAAAGGACTGATAACTATAGCGGAAAAGTTTCATAGATTTTACAACAAACACAGAATTATAGGCTCAGAAGATAATATTTTTGCATCAAGACTGATCCTTATTGAGGCTGTAAGAGTTGCATTAAAATTGGGCATGGATCTAATCGGCGTTGAAGCAAAAGAGAAAATGTAG
- a CDS encoding beta/alpha barrel domain-containing protein: protein MEIEQKKIWVRQKKQEIPPHVLEMGLNMLFEEPRDIFSKLKNSQPLKPLQLEQIIDAQEDLVFVDAIKMPYTAEFDNVGFAKQLNPKLNVAVKDILVEEYQVYLHRIYGFDGIIFPISHLTKKLTETFIFMCDSMGMLPIPIIENELDLEKINSIELKAAITQFNKNGLVKLKQSREGYISKC from the coding sequence ATGGAAATAGAACAAAAGAAAATTTGGGTTAGACAAAAAAAACAGGAAATTCCTCCTCATGTTTTGGAGATGGGATTGAATATGTTGTTTGAAGAGCCCAGGGATATTTTTTCAAAACTAAAGAATAGTCAACCATTAAAACCCCTACAATTAGAACAGATAATAGATGCTCAGGAAGATTTGGTTTTCGTCGATGCAATAAAGATGCCCTACACAGCTGAATTTGACAATGTGGGCTTTGCAAAACAGCTAAATCCTAAGCTTAATGTTGCTGTTAAAGATATACTTGTTGAGGAGTATCAGGTATATCTGCATAGAATCTATGGTTTTGACGGCATTATCTTTCCTATCAGCCACTTGACAAAAAAACTCACAGAAACTTTTATATTTATGTGTGATTCTATGGGTATGTTGCCCATACCGATTATAGAAAACGAACTGGATCTTGAAAAGATTAACTCGATAGAACTAAAAGCTGCCATAACACAATTCAACAAGAACGGTTTAGTAAAACTAAAACAAAGCAGGGAAGGTTACATATCAAAATGCTAA